The window CTTTTGAATTCCGCTGTAGATTTCCGCGCAAGTCTTCGCTTTCCGCGGGCGAGCCGGGAGCCTCCTCGGCTTCGCCTGTGGGGTCTCCCGCTACTCGCTTCTCCCGCAGGAGTCTCCGACTTGCACGGAAATCAACAGCTAGATATCGAAATACTCAAAACAAGCAAATAGTTACACATTACTTCTTATATAAGGTATGTAAAATAATTCGTTCCCATATAAACCAAGGGAGAATTTTTTTGAAGAATATAGTCCATTTTGCACTGCTTCCTACCGGGTACCTTAGTCTCGTTAATCTTTTCATTCTACTAATCTTTAACACTACATCTGCGACTTCATTTGGTGGGCTAAGTTTACTGTTATTTTTTTGCAATTGGGCTTGTATTCGTGTTAACATAGATGAATATACAGATAAATTTTCTTTCTCATATTTTTTTGCGAAGTATGTACCAGTTGTCCATATATTAGTAGAATAAGAGCCAGGCTCAATAAGTGCAACATCTATACCGAATGGTTTTACTTCTAACCGAAGACTTTCGCTATACCCTTCTAGAGCGTGCTTGCTTGCAGCATATGCAGAAATCGAAGGCAATCCTAAGACACCACTTATGGAACTAATATTTACAATTTTTCCTGTCTTTTGCTTCCTCATAATAGGTAATAGGACATTAGTCACTCGGATTACACCAAGAAAGTTTACTTCGAATTGCATTTTATATTCTTCAATAGACACGTCTTCCGTAAAACCACCAACCGCAAATCCAGCATTATTAATTAATAAATCAACACGATGATAATTATTCATAAAAAGTTGAAACTGTTTGACGGAATCGTCCTTTGAAACGTCTAGATGAGTAATCATTAAGTTTGGAAACCTTTCTGTAACAGTTTTAAGAAGATCCTGTTCTTTATGCTCATTCCGAACAGTTGCAATGACATTCCAACCATCTTTTAAAAATCGTTGAACAAAAAGTAGCCCAAATCCACCTGAAGCACCTGTAATAACGACGGTTTTATTTTTCAAAGTTGGTCCTCCAATCAAAAAAGTGAGAGTGCATATAGTCAAGTGTAGCGTGTAAACAAATAAAAGAACATTTTAGAATAGATTAGAATATAAAAAAGAATAGATACTAAAATTCGGCTGTTTACTAAACTTATCAATGAGGGAATAAGTAAGTAAGTCAGGGAGGAGGGATGAGAATTGGAACTAGATGTCATTATAGAAATTGTTCAGCAGTTTGGTTATATTGGTCTATTATTATGGTTATGGTTAGGCATGTTTGGAATACCTGTACCAAATGAACTGCTAGTAACTTCCATCGGTGTCCTCGCACAACAAAAAATTTTAGTGCTAATCCCTGCCCTAATTATAACGTATATTGGTGTCATTTTGAGTGTTACAACGAGTTATTTGTTAGGTAGATTTGCCGGGAAAGGCTTATACAATAAATTATCTAATATTAAACGATTAAATCGATACTTTAAAAGAGCGCAAGATTTAATTGATCGCCATCATACCTTTGCTTTATGTTTCTCCTATTTCTTCCCTGGATTGCGCAATGCGGTTCCTTTTGTAGCTGGGTTTATGAAACTTCCTTTCTACCAGTTTGCCATTGCTGCGTATTCTGCAGCTATTATATGGGTATCGGCTTTCTTTTTCCTCGGGACAACGATTTCGGTAAACTTAGAGACGCTTATTGCTTATCGTGTGGAGATAACGGTCATTGTTCTTTTATTGCTTGTTGTATATACCATCATCAGAAAATACTTAAAGGAAAAAGAAATTTTGCCAATGTCTAAGTATAGATAGCGTATAAATACGACCTCACTCTTCATACATTAGAAGAAGTGAGGTGTTTTTTATGAACAAAAATATAAGAAAAATAGTAGTTCAAGGTAAAGCAGAAAAAGATGTTAAGCCTGATATTGCATATGTCACAATTGGTGTTATGACATCAAGTAAAAATGCAGAAGAAGCCCAACAGGAAAATCGTGTGCGTGCTAACCAAATGATTGCAGCGTTACTTGAGCTTGGAATGGATCAAACTGATATTGAATCCACATCTTACACCGTATTTCCACGTTATAAAGACTTTCAACAAGGAGGAGAACTTATTGCTTACGAAGTTCGCCATTTATTTAAAATAACGGTACGAAACATTATGCAGGTCGGTACGATCTATGATGTTGCATTTCAAAACGGGGCAAATATTGCGGAAAGTATTACGTATGATGTTAGTAACTTTAATACCCTTTATCGAAATGTGCTACAACGAGCAGTTCAAGATGCTTACAAAAAGGCGAGTGCTATTGCTAGTACCATACAAGTTCCTCTACATCCCGTTCCATACAAAGTGGAAGAAGCCTCTCAACCTATATTTTTTGGTGCAAAAACGATGGCGTTCTCCGTACAAGAGATGGCCCCAACCCCTATCCAACCACAAGATGTCACGATAACAGCTACAGTGAATGTAGAGTATGTCTATTAATATAATATGATATAAAAACTTCTAATTGTTTCATTGGTTAGAAGTTTATTTGTCTATATGGGTCGGTCGGTTTCATCATGTATGGTTCTAAGTATACTCAAATAAAAGAATTTCACCATTTTATCGAATCCTTCATAAGCTAGTAAGATAAATCCGTCTTTATTTCATACCATCCATTTACGAACTTTTCACTAACAATCCACATGTGCATAACATTCCACTTTTACTATATAAGAAAAGGAGTGATACGTGTGATAGACTGGTCTGCGTTACTTCCCGTTTTTCTTTTTTTCTTTGTTTATTTTATTGGAGCAGTGCTATTATTAAGGCAAAAGGAATAGAAACGAGGTATAGGGAATGGACTTATCTAATACATTAATTGACCATTTAGGGATGAAGATTGTAGAACTGTCTGATACAAAGGCAGTTGCTACAATGCCAGTGGACAAGCGTACACATCAACCGTTCGGAGTTTTGCATGGCGGAGCATCCGTTGCACTTGCTGAGACCATTGCGAGTATTGGGACATATAACTTAATTGATAAAGAAAATGAGATTTGCGTTGGTTTAGAAATTAATGCAAATCATGTTCGCGGCAAGAAAGATGGCACGGTTACGGCAATCGGAACTGTCTTACACCGAGGTAAATCAACCATGGTTTGGGACATAAAGATTGTAGACGAAGAAGAAAATTTAATCTGTGTGTCTCGTTGTACGATGGCTATTTTAAAAAAGAGGTAAAGTAAGTAAGGAGTCACTGAAAAAGACTATCCATTAGGTTCGAACGAAACTAGGATAGTCTTTGAACCTCCTAGGATACATATATTTAAACTATAGAGAAAAGGAAGCAAAAAGAAAAGAGCTAGAACTGTTAACAAGTTCCAACTCTTATGCTTCAATGGCTCTTTTGGACGTTTCTGTGTGACGAATACTATATAGTAAAAAACAAGCAGAAACTAAAAATATGAAACTAGTAATATAGAATACAGATGTAATACCATACCAACTTGCGACCATCCCGCCTAATACAGGACCTATAACATTCCCGAGAAAGCGGAAACTTACATTATATCCAAGCACTTCTCCTTGCATTGAAAGTGGTGCTGCCGTTCGTATAAACGCTGTCATACACGGAATTAATCCACCAACCACCATTCCAAAAAGGAATCGAAATAACACAAGTTGCCAAAGCGAGGTAACTAGCGCTTGAGGAATATATAAAGCTGCACCTAAGAACATAAGGAGGACAATTACTTTCTCATGCCCAATTTTATCACCAAGGATCCCCCAGTTTCTTGATGCAAGCAAATTCCCAAAACCAGTTGCCGAAAAGGCAAAGCCAGCAAGCAATGCAACATTTGCAGCTCCTGTTAGGTCACTAACATATAAGGCTAGAAGTGGCTGAATACTAAAATTTGCTGCCTGGATAAACAAAGAAATAAACATAATCTTTAATAATAAAGGACTTTTAAAAATGTAGCCTAACACTTCTTTTCTAGTGTATTGCTTTTCTTTTGCTCTCTCCGCAATACTTTTTCTTTTCTCATGTATTCCAAAAGCAACTAACAATACTGCGATATAAATAACAGCAGCTGTAATGAAAAACGTATAAGTAAATCCAAATGCATCTGCCATTACGCCCCCAATTAATGGGCCAAGTAAGCCTCCTGACACAGTACCTGTTTGCAACGTCCCTAATGTTTTTCCAGCTATTGCTTTATCTGTTTGAGCAGAAATAAGGGCAATCGACGTTGGAATGAACCCTGTAACAACTCCCATGAAAAGCCTTAAGAAAAATAACTCATGAACAGTTGTGACAAAACTCATTAATAGAATACTAGTGGCGATACCTATACCAGTTATAAGTAAAATTGGTTTAAATCCGTACTTATCCCCAATTCTTCCCCAAATAGGTGAAACGATAAATGCCGTTAAAAACGTAATCCCGAAAATGATGCCAGACCAACGTTGAATATAAGCTTGTGAAAAATCTCCAAGTGAATCAATAAACAAGGATAAGAAAGGGAGGACCATCGTGGCACTAGCTGCGACAAAAAAGTTGGCAAACCACATAATATACAAATTGCGCTTTGAGTTATTAATTTTATTCACCTTCTTTTTATTTCGGCCATTAAATATTTCGTATAACTAAATAAT is drawn from Bacillus alkalisoli and contains these coding sequences:
- a CDS encoding SDR family oxidoreductase, whose protein sequence is MKNKTVVITGASGGFGLLFVQRFLKDGWNVIATVRNEHKEQDLLKTVTERFPNLMITHLDVSKDDSVKQFQLFMNNYHRVDLLINNAGFAVGGFTEDVSIEEYKMQFEVNFLGVIRVTNVLLPIMRKQKTGKIVNISSISGVLGLPSISAYAASKHALEGYSESLRLEVKPFGIDVALIEPGSYSTNIWTTGTYFAKKYEKENLSVYSSMLTRIQAQLQKNNSKLSPPNEVADVVLKISRMKRLTRLRYPVGSSAKWTIFFKKILPWFIWERIILHTLYKK
- a CDS encoding DedA family protein, which translates into the protein MELDVIIEIVQQFGYIGLLLWLWLGMFGIPVPNELLVTSIGVLAQQKILVLIPALIITYIGVILSVTTSYLLGRFAGKGLYNKLSNIKRLNRYFKRAQDLIDRHHTFALCFSYFFPGLRNAVPFVAGFMKLPFYQFAIAAYSAAIIWVSAFFFLGTTISVNLETLIAYRVEITVIVLLLLVVYTIIRKYLKEKEILPMSKYR
- a CDS encoding SIMPL domain-containing protein; the encoded protein is MNKNIRKIVVQGKAEKDVKPDIAYVTIGVMTSSKNAEEAQQENRVRANQMIAALLELGMDQTDIESTSYTVFPRYKDFQQGGELIAYEVRHLFKITVRNIMQVGTIYDVAFQNGANIAESITYDVSNFNTLYRNVLQRAVQDAYKKASAIASTIQVPLHPVPYKVEEASQPIFFGAKTMAFSVQEMAPTPIQPQDVTITATVNVEYVY
- a CDS encoding hotdog fold thioesterase; the protein is MDLSNTLIDHLGMKIVELSDTKAVATMPVDKRTHQPFGVLHGGASVALAETIASIGTYNLIDKENEICVGLEINANHVRGKKDGTVTAIGTVLHRGKSTMVWDIKIVDEEENLICVSRCTMAILKKR
- a CDS encoding MFS transporter, coding for MWFANFFVAASATMVLPFLSLFIDSLGDFSQAYIQRWSGIIFGITFLTAFIVSPIWGRIGDKYGFKPILLITGIGIATSILLMSFVTTVHELFFLRLFMGVVTGFIPTSIALISAQTDKAIAGKTLGTLQTGTVSGGLLGPLIGGVMADAFGFTYTFFITAAVIYIAVLLVAFGIHEKRKSIAERAKEKQYTRKEVLGYIFKSPLLLKIMFISLFIQAANFSIQPLLALYVSDLTGAANVALLAGFAFSATGFGNLLASRNWGILGDKIGHEKVIVLLMFLGAALYIPQALVTSLWQLVLFRFLFGMVVGGLIPCMTAFIRTAAPLSMQGEVLGYNVSFRFLGNVIGPVLGGMVASWYGITSVFYITSFIFLVSACFLLYSIRHTETSKRAIEA